The Apium graveolens cultivar Ventura chromosome 3, ASM990537v1, whole genome shotgun sequence sequence TGAAATGGATCATTTCCGTCCTAGAAAATAAGATGAAGGCTCTTGGACCTGAAGTTCCATATCTCAGTACAATTGGCGCTCTCATGTATCTTACAAACAACACACGACCTGATATTGCATTTGCAGTGAACCTGTTGGCAAGATTTAGTTCTGACCCAATTAAAAGGCATTGGGATGGAATAAAACATATATTCAGATATCTTTAAGGGACAATCGATCTTGGACTATTCTTCCCAAACAATTCAAGATCACGGCTAGTTGGATATGCAGATGTTGGATACATATCAGATCCTCATTTTGGGCGATCACAAACAAGTTACCTATTTACATATTGTGATACTGCTATCTTTTGGAAGTCTACAAAACAGACTATGGCTGCAACTTCATCAAACTACGCAGAGTTACTAGCAATTCATGAAGCAAGCAGAGAATGTATTTGGCTAAGGTCGGTCATTCAACATATTCGAGAATCATGTGGATTATCAAGTATTTCAGACAGTCCTACAGTTTTATTCGAGGATAACTCGGCCTGCATCAAacaacttaaggaaggatatattaaaggggatcgaacaaaacacatattgccaaaattcttctacactcatgaACTTCAAGAAAATGGTGATATTGATGTCCAACAAGTTCGCTCATGCGATAATCTGGCGGATATACTTACAAAATCACTACCTACATCAACATTTGAGAAGCTGAGAAATAATATGGTATGCAGAGGTTAAAAAATTTGCTACATCAAAATGTCATAatgtgagacattttattcagggggaggctgtactctttttccttcgttAAGGTTTTTATCCCACTGAGTTTTTCCTTGCAAAGTTTTAACGAGACAGTCAATCTTTGCAATAACTCGCATTTGACAATCAATGGGGagtgttaaaatatttgaataaatataaagtGATTGTCAAAGCGTATCGAGGAAGTGTCTGAAATCTTGCTGAGAAAGACTTGCACAACTTCTTAAGAAAGAAACTTAATCAGGAGGACTTGTAAAGGTTAtcgaggaagacttgtaaagTTTATCGATGAAATTTTGTAATACTTAATAAAGAAGATTTGAATAGTTTATTTAGTAAGACTTGTAAaccaactactataaatagctcatTTAGCTAATAAAATGATGTACAACTTTCTCTTTATATCTTTCATTCTCCTATACTTTCTCTTCAttaaacataactaatatttttTAAGTAAAGGTTTATATCAAGAATCACTTATTTTCGCATATGGTATTTTTAGCGTATTTTTTTCTAATAAAACAGAATTTGGTGGTTAATAGCATAAGTAGCAGCTATATAGGATGGTGGTCATCAAATTGTAGTCTTCCCATAGAAAACGGGATGATTTAATTTAGAATCTCTTCTCTAACCATGCATGCCTCTCCCCTCTCTTCTGTAACAATTCACCATAATCCCCGTCAAAATACACAAACATGACACAACTGTTTGCATGCATTAATGGATTAGTAACTAATGTATTAGTAACAATCTAAATGTTTCTCAATTATTAATGGAGTTGGGTTCTATTCGATCTATTCTTTCCATCTTGCAATGGTGGGGTTTCAATGTCACTGTCATTATTATGAACAAATGGATCTTTCAGGTCTGTATGAATCACACTCTCTCTAATGTCACCTTCTATTTCAACTTCTTTGTCTATTTGTCACTTATTATTGATTTTGTTTTCTTGTATTTTTGTATTTCTTATGGCATCATTCATAATTGGGTTTTCTTGAATGTGACTATAATTTGCTTATTTTGAAATTATATTTTCCTTCTCATTTTGCATGTAAAATGAAGCAGTTTTGTATGTGGTCATAGCCTGTAACTTGGATCTGCATTTGAACAGTGTTGTGGACTTGTGGTTGATAGATTTAAGGGCCTGGGGAAGTGCCGTTAAATGTTTGGTAAATACAAAATAAAAGAAGTTTTAGGAGGCTGAAGGTTGCAAAGGGGTTAATATTGATCATTTTTCAATTTTTGGTGAAGGTAGGGGCTGTTTTTGCTGGAAATAAATTAACAACTACTAATGCTAATGTTTCTACAAAGCATCGAATTAGCTTTCcgagattttaaggaaaacaatTGTGGTTTTGTTGAATGTTGCTTTTAGCTGATGGAAGCTAAACTGCTTTTCAAGCCAGGAAGCAAAATGACATAGTACTCCGGTTGTTGCTACAACTGTTTTTTAAGTTTCATCCCAAGGCTCTAGTTATTAGGCTTTGAAGTTAAGATTACCTGAAATGAGCTCCATCCCCTCATTACTCCACATCGCAATAGGCTCAATTCTCATTACTCCACATCGCAATAGGCTCAATTAAGAATCTTCCGACAAAACTATTGACAAATATCAAGGTTGTTTCTTTAACTTGTAGCCTGGTAGGAATACACATCAAGGGCTCATATCAGCAAAGTTGGTTTAATCGAGCCATATATTATGACGGTGTCCCTCATATGGACTTAAAGCTGTGCACCTGGCTTGTATAAGGGCATAAGTTTTGTTGTATGATTCCCGGAAAGAAGCTAAAAATTTGTGTCAAATACAAAAGGTCTGAGATAGGAAATGATTTAGAAAAAAAACTCTAATATACACACTAAAGAGACTTAGGTAAGTACACTTCAATAAGATAAAACTTACAAAAATCTCTACTGTGAAGCAATCTGATTAAGCTTGTTATTTAACTTCTAATGATTCTTTTTTTTAGTGTCATAAATCAATGGGATAGCTTTTTATCAGCCTATGTAATCTTTGAGTTTTTAGATTCTTTATTTTCTATTTAAAACCGGTTTTAGtgaattagaaaaaaaaatagtGCTGATGGTTGAATAGTAAATCTGTACTTACTACAATTCATAATGCAGAATAGAAAAACTGGATATTTGTTGCCAGATAGTTGCTTCCTCTGTTCAAGATGTGATTTGCATCCCCTCCCTCTCTAGATTAATAAACTCCTATTCCTCCTtcgtttttatatttttatcgtaattttgtaaactttatttttgtttattataCAATTGCATACAAAGTAATTATCAATTCAACTCTCACCATTGGTCCGAGGCTCTGTTTGTCTAGATCCGATCAATGAACATAGGTACTTTAAGTATTGACCATTGAGTTAATTTGAAGTCGGTGTTTAAAGTCCAACCATGTTCAACCAAAATTTCTTTTAAGATTTTATGATTAGATATTATTGTTTGTTATACTGTATCTACATGGAAGCAGGGATTATTCTCTTGTTCTCGAAGCCTGTTATTTGCTCTAGTATTTCTTGAACTGTACATTtaaatttaatttactaacatCAAATAAGTTTACCACGTCTTATGCATTACTGATTGTTGTTCTTTCTTTATTTACAGAAAATGGACTTCAAGTTTCCTTTGTCAGTTTCATGTATACACTTCATATGTTCTGCATTTGGTGCCTACCTGGTTATTAAAGTATTGAGGCTAAAGCCACTTGTAATAGTCGACCCTGAAGATGTTTGGAGAAGGGTGTTTCCGATGTCCTTTATTTTTTGTATTAATATAGTATTAGGGAATGTAAGCTTGCGGTACATTCCTGTTTCATTCATGCAAACCATCAAGTCATTTACACCTGCAACTACAGGTTGAGTTTGCAATATTGAATTATATTTCCTTTATCCTTGTATAAAGTTCCACAAATGAATCTAAACTTATCCATTTTGCACAGTTATCTTGCAGTGGCTAGTCTGGAGAAAGTACTTTGACTGGAGAATTTGGGCTTCACTTATTCCTATTGTTGGAGGAATTCTTGTCACTTCTGTTACTGAACTGAGCTTTAATTTACTTGGATTCTGTGCGGCCTTGTTTGGCTGTCTTGCTACTTCAACCAAAACTATCCTTGCTGAATCATTGCTGCATGGCTACAAGTTTGATAGGTATCATACTAGCTTTCTCCAGAAATTGCTTTAATACCAGGTTTTTGTTTATATATGCATTAAGATTAGTTTGAATCTCACAGCAACAAACTCTCTCCTTTTTGCTTTAAAATCGGCATCTTTAGATATTCTGGGACTTTTGTGTTGTAGTGTGTTAAGAAACAAATATAACTTCTTTTGTATTAAAACAATGATTTGACAAAGTATAATCCCAATGTTTCccttctctctatcttcagcaTAAATACAGTGTACTACATGGCACCTTTTGCAACAATGATCTTGGCAGCGCCAGCATTAATACTTGAAGGAGCCGGGGTTTGGGAATGGTTCAGCACATGTGAAACACTTTTTTCTTCCCTTGTGATTATTATAAGCTCTGGCATAATGGCATTCTGCCTGAATTTCTCTATATTTTATGTTATTCATTCAACAACTGCAGTGACATTTAATGTAGCTGGAAATCTCAAGGTGAGGTCAAGTAGAATCGAAGTTAAATTCATGAGCCTTgtttttatcagatatatctTTTTAATTGCCTCCATTGCTGAAATCATTATCAGAAGAATGCGTACTGTAACATCTCATAGCAATGATAAATAGTTTTTTGTCAATAGCTATAACTCCACAAATGTTCCCCGTTTGACAGGTTGCAGTTGCTGTGACATTTTCATGGCTGATATTCCGTAACCCCATTTCGCTTATGAATGCCGTTGGGTGTTCGATAACACTTATAGGGTGTACATTTTACGGGTATGTGAGGCAGTTGATCACCCAAGCAGGAAGTCCTCGTACTCCTCGGTCTCCTCAAAATCGAGCAGACATTATACCTCTTGTAAAAGAGAAGTTAGATGCCATCTAGTTAGTTGTCAGGTTTTAGATGGAAGGTAGGCTCTCTTTTTTCGAAAGATGGAAGGTAGGCACATGACATGTAAGAAATATGTGAAAAATACATACTCTACTGTATTTTTTTTACACGCTCTATTTGTTCCAAGCCTCAGGCCAGTCTTGTAAAAACTAATGTTACAGCACAATTTTCTTTAGCCTGTTAGCTTCTATGAATTGCTACATGTATTCCTTCTAGTATGTAGTGAATCTAATCGTGTTCTGTTAGAAATAAAGGTTGCAGCGGAGTAATTCTGAGAAAAGCTCTTCTCACTTCTAGTGTTATTCATATTAGTGATTATTTTGCTGTTGTAACCAGAAATTTAGTTTATATAACATCCAACGCAATAACCTAATATAAATCGGAACCTTTCTTAGactatactctttattttattaataagctAATATAAATGGAACCTTTCTTTGACtatactttttattttattaatacgGGCCAAGTACCAAAATACTCACGGGACATTACATAACTATTTTTCCCGCTTAATATTATACTAACTTATAACCGGTGCCATGCACGAACTGatataatatttgtaattttattattttaataatttataaaataaattctaaaaataataattataaaaaaattaaattatatattatttagattaatgaacttaaaatatttatatattattttgtatatattttattattaaagttttcaaaatttagatagttaaaatcttaaaaagtcaTCATATCATAGCCTATAAATCACTTTGTTATTAGAAGGCGGCAGTGGTGTACGTGACATttaaaatttagatagttaaaatattaaaaagtcCTCCTATCACAGCCCATAGATCGCTTTGCTATAAGAAGGCGGAAGTCTAAATAGCAGTGGTGTACGTTGATGATTTGgtattgattttttttaaaattatgttttttatttgtttctcgatttattaattttttttgttatgttataatttaagttattaaaattaattttggaagtgtttgGTTTTCAAAAAAAGAGGCAACAAAAAAGTTGAGTgcgattagaaattaagttggataataattcatagatacatgattttttttaattaaattatatttttttaaactttattttggaaAGTATTAACATACATTTTACGAATGTGTAAACCAAATGAAACAATGGTTCACTTATAAcagtatagtatagatagattaattagtttgttatattataatttaaattactaaaattaattttggaagtgtttgGTTCACTACAAAAGAGATAAGaagaagttgagtataattagaaattaagttggacaataattcatagaatttgtagttatattagatacatgatttaattttttaattaaattatatttttttaactttgcttttggaaggtgttaacgtaTTTTTTTAGGAAAACTTTATTTTAgaagatattaacatactttttacgaatgtgttaaccaaatgaaacaatgttttgcttataataatatactccctccgtcccattaGATTGTTTACGTTATTTTTCGGCACACTTTTCAATGCTCGTTTAAAGTATAAtttcataaaaaaaaaaattttgaataaaagttttatgtttaaacttttattcaaatttttttttttgaaaaaacaTTATAAACTATACTTTATAGCAGTCTCGAAATGCGTGCCGAATAGTACTGTAAACATCCCACTGGGATGGAGGGAGTAGTATAGATAGATTAATtagtttgttatattataatttaaattactaaaattaattttggaagtgtttgGTTCCCTTCAAAAGAGATAAGAAAGATAttgagtataattagaaattaagttagataataattcataaaatttgtagttatattagatccctgattaattttttaattaaattatattttttaaactttgcttttggaaggtgttaacgtaTTTTTTAGGAAGGTGTAACCAACCGATCAAACGAAACCATATTTCGCTTATAATATTATACTATAGATAGataactatttttaaaatttataataataaatcTCAATTATTTGCCGGCAAGGCTTGACTCAGTTAGTTAAACAGGgtataactatcctcttggtcacatgttcgaattccacgggaggagaatttatgattatgcctcctcaGCCAGAGCATGTCGTTTAAATGCGGTTTATTTTGATTCACGTgattgcaggctattgcgtgTGTCCGTAGTGTTTACCTAATACACACCCGAAGGATAGCGGCCGAAggttatctacgataaaaaaattataaaatacaaaTTGACTTTGGttctttgaaaattttattttctattaattagtatcatgattatatagctatttttaaaattttataatattattaaaatatcaaCTATTAACATAAATTAACTTTTATTCTCTATTCTCTTCTCGTATACTTTGTTTTCCATTAGTGAGCGACTTACTTTCCATTCAGTCATCcatttgatttaattaaatagataaataatttttaagaagCGATATTAAACaaattataattagaaaataattattttaatttcaaaaatagcttcttatcaataattaaataatattaaacaatTATCTTGGAAAggattaacaaataatattgaaaataatgattattttaatttaaaaacaaCTTTTTTATCAATAATTAATCTTCTTTTGCATCATTAAACAAGTGAAATATATCATATACCACGAGTCATTCACTACGTTGATTGTTTTTATAACCAGTTAGGTTAAAAATATGGACTATCTTATTATTTAGAGTCATTTGTCTCATCATGTCTTTTGTCTTATTCTTtcaatataattattttaatttcaaaaacaacttctcattagtaattaagtacttttaaataaattatataaaaaaataaagataaatattaagtaatataaaaatttatatattctCTATTAATAGGCGAAATCATGTTTGTCTCGGGAAAGTAtcaaaataccaaaattatcaaATTTGGCACTCACTAAATAATTATATaactatttttaaaaaatttatattattaaatcaTCTATCGatctatattatattaaataataaaaatttagtAGTTAGTCTCACAATATTTGCCGAAATTACTTAATTAGCCTTATCTAATATTAAACAATATcctaatattaaaaaataaataaattcatattCTAATTTTAAACAATATCGTAGTACTTCTTCACCTGTACAGAATTATTTTTGGACCGAATATTCAAATTTAGGAGCACCTGATACATTGAACTAATCTTGCGACAGTTTCCTCCTCCCACCGATACTGATGGCTTCTCCAACCAATAGTCCAGGAAATCTCTTAAAATCAAAACTAaccttatttaataattttagtTATTATCGTTGCTTAATTAGTACATAAATCAATTATTATTTTTTCAAGTAAAATACATTATATTTTTCTCAGTGATAATTACTCAATTGCCTCTTTTTCTACTCAAAAACATTACCCTCTCAATTATAAAAAAAACTaagatataaataattatataaaatacaaatataattaaatatttatgaCAGTTCATGCCAAAATAAAATAAGATATAATATTTACTCGGGCCAAAAAACAATTATATTATTAAACCTTTTAAAACAAAATTCAAATCAAAAGATAATTGATTGACATGTATAAAAGCATTGAATTTAATAAATTACAACCTTTGACAATACGGTTAGACATCAATTCAGGCTTCCAATTTTAAGTAAAACTCTTACCGATATATGTGCGTATATATATTATTATCAAATCGTGTTATTAAACATTTTAAATGATAAATTTAATGtctaaattttttttaattcaaaataattttaatatatatacatatataatattaaaaaaaatctatGTATCACACTGAATTTAATAAACTACAAACTTTGACAATACGGTtagacatcaattcaagcttcCAAATTTAAGTAAAACTCTGGCCGATACATGTCCTGAGTTGCATTTTTGTTTTGAACTCATACCAAACTCGAAATATGCGAGAAGATATATATCGATATTAACACTAACAAGTTAACATCTCTATGGCTAAACCACTAGTAAAAAATTATGTCAATCTCCCGTCAACTCGGTGGTAGTTTGGTCGTTTAAACTCTAATCCTTgaatttttctaatttaaatttatgattaaatataatattaatagtTATTATATAAATTGGTTCATGATTTAAATCTTATCGACAATTAAGTAATTCTaaagtaaaatatttttattgaaacACATTACCTATTTTTAAATGGTCGGTTATTTCACAATATATTTACTCGCTCAGTTTATgggcttatttattttaaaatctaattATAAATAGGTAATATAATATAATGGAAAATATATTCGGCTAAACTTATTCTTACATACttattttttttaacaaatataattttaaaagagAATTTGTAAAATATATCGCAAATTAATAGGATACTTTATAAATGTATCCCTTTTTCTTTAACAATTATAAATATATCCCATGGTTAATTTTTAACTCAAACTAGCCTAAACCCTGTGCGATGCACGgttgttttaaaattttgttattatttttattttgatattgTATTAAATATAGTTGTTAAAAGAGTTAGCAATATGTTATTTTTTTAACTCGATTTCATCATATCGACCAACGAATTATTTTTTACTTTATTTTGTTATCTCGGTTCAATAGTATAATTGTTTTGACACCGTCAGTAGTATCTGTTATTTCATTTTTGCACGAACACCGTCTATGGCCCCGTTTGGTATTGTTGTTGTAGAGAGCAACAAAGTTTTTTGCTGAAAATATGTCAGAAAAGTGTTTGGTAAATTATAAAGGCTGTTATATGGAGAAACGCTTTTGGTCTAAAAGTTGCTGTTAGCAAAAATATGTCCCCATACTTTTGGAAAAAGCTTTTTTCAACTTTTGTAAGAAGTAGctatcagtttcaccatcaaactcaaaaacattatttttatatattatatctcaaaatatgcataaattaaaaaaattaccaaacagtcatcaAATTTTCCTCACAGCACTTTTTCCACCGACACTTTTTCTCACAGCACGACAGTTTTCAACAGCATTCCCAAACAAAGCCTATACCTACCCAAATATTGTCTCATACTCGCGTACTATATCGGTTATATATAACATTATTTTAGGTGTTTTATAATTTCTAACGATAATATTTTGTAAGATAATTAtttcaaaataataaattaattaagtgagggAATTAAGTAATTTAGGCAAGTCCTGACTGACTATCAAACTTTCAATGTTTAGTGTAAACTCGTGCGATGCACGATTGTtttataaataattgttattttaatgttaatattttattaattatatttgtGAAAACTGTAAGTATGTCTGAATAAGTAAAGAagaatatatattttattatatcataatacctattttataataatttggTTTTAGAAAAGATAATTTAATAAACTCGCTCAATAATATAGGTTCAGTTTCCATCCGTAACAATTTACCATTAATGTTGGAGAACTGTTCTCAGCCAAAATATGTTTAGTTCAAACTTTTTGGTTTATCAACATTAGTTTGAGAGCTGTGAATATGAATCTTATCTAATTAATGGTAAAACTCTCTTTTTTCCCATCCATTCATTTGTAatattatagttaataattaagttaaaataataaattaattaagtttAACAATTATATAATTTCAGCGAATACCGATCAAATAcaaaatttttaatatattatctattttattatattatagaTTGATAGATAGATAATCAGTATATATTAAAAAGAATTGTCcataatatttttagagaaatATTTGTTTTAGTTGAAGAAAATATAAATGGCGACATGTTTTACTTAAAAAAAGGTTATAGATTAAAATGAATTGTCTAAAATACATGTAGAGAAATAGTTGTTCTAGTtggtgaaaataaaaaaaaagcaACGAATGTTACTTATAAAGGTAATTTGTTATATATTAATTAACTAAGGATAATTGAGTAAATTATTGAAATTTTCTAACGAAGGACAATTATGTAATTGAAGATACCGACCAAACTTTTAACGTTTCGTTTATTATATAATAGTATAGGCTATAGCataaaacccgtgcgatgcatgtattgtttttaatattatataattttttgagttatttttaatatataaaattattttatataaattttttggtaataatttgataataatgATAAATGTACACGTGTGTATAAATTAGTGATATTTTTTAAATAAGTg is a genomic window containing:
- the LOC141710702 gene encoding UDP-galactose transporter 1-like isoform X1, translated to MELGSIRSILSILQWWGFNVTVIIMNKWIFQKMDFKFPLSVSCIHFICSAFGAYLVIKVLRLKPLVIVDPEDVWRRVFPMSFIFCINIVLGNVSLRYIPVSFMQTIKSFTPATTVILQWLVWRKYFDWRIWASLIPIVGGILVTSVTELSFNLLGFCAALFGCLATSTKTILAESLLHGYKFDSINTVYYMAPFATMILAAPALILEGAGVWEWFSTCETLFSSLVIIISSGIMAFCLNFSIFYVIHSTTAVTFNVAGNLKVAVAVTFSWLIFRNPISLMNAVGCSITLIGCTFYGYVRQLITQAGSPRTPRSPQNRADIIPLVKEKLDAI
- the LOC141710702 gene encoding UDP-galactose transporter 1-like isoform X2 — encoded protein: MDFKFPLSVSCIHFICSAFGAYLVIKVLRLKPLVIVDPEDVWRRVFPMSFIFCINIVLGNVSLRYIPVSFMQTIKSFTPATTVILQWLVWRKYFDWRIWASLIPIVGGILVTSVTELSFNLLGFCAALFGCLATSTKTILAESLLHGYKFDSINTVYYMAPFATMILAAPALILEGAGVWEWFSTCETLFSSLVIIISSGIMAFCLNFSIFYVIHSTTAVTFNVAGNLKVAVAVTFSWLIFRNPISLMNAVGCSITLIGCTFYGYVRQLITQAGSPRTPRSPQNRADIIPLVKEKLDAI